In Paenibacillus phoenicis, one genomic interval encodes:
- a CDS encoding Na/Pi cotransporter family protein, producing MFHEILFPVTFGFALFLFGMKVMEAALHAWAGPRLIGFLHRTTRTPWTGLLSSTFITAVLQSSTAVTVMTIGLVNARLLSYARTLGIILGGNIGTCLTTELLALNIAKLGVPMLIVSLTLWAAAVLGGEMLPDEIKRRMPWLLPLQFATLALAGFSLVMIAIRFMQSIGPALEERGVISWLLEHATGSLLWGAFAGAILTAIIHSSAAVVAMTMGLAASGALPVEFGIAMVIGSNVGTCVTAVIAAIGGTRSGRFVAWSHVALNVLGAVLFLPLVPLLQAAAAWLTSDLSAQIAHTQTIFNVVCSLLALPFCYLPIWSKLDRPEDLDHLAGPLLPNTKASK from the coding sequence ATGTTTCATGAGATCTTGTTTCCAGTGACGTTTGGCTTCGCCCTGTTCCTGTTCGGCATGAAGGTGATGGAGGCTGCCCTGCACGCATGGGCGGGTCCCCGGCTGATCGGTTTTCTTCACCGGACGACGCGGACGCCTTGGACCGGCCTGCTGTCGAGCACCTTCATCACGGCCGTCTTACAGAGCAGCACTGCCGTGACGGTAATGACGATTGGCCTGGTTAATGCCCGCCTGTTGTCCTATGCGCGAACGCTGGGCATTATTCTGGGAGGCAATATCGGAACCTGCCTGACCACAGAGCTGCTTGCCCTTAATATAGCCAAGCTGGGGGTCCCCATGCTGATCGTTTCGTTAACGTTATGGGCGGCCGCTGTGCTGGGAGGCGAAATGCTGCCGGACGAGATCAAACGCCGCATGCCATGGTTGTTGCCCTTGCAGTTTGCCACACTGGCCTTAGCCGGCTTCAGCCTGGTTATGATCGCCATCCGCTTTATGCAGTCGATCGGTCCGGCGCTGGAAGAACGCGGCGTGATCTCCTGGCTGCTGGAGCATGCCACCGGCAGCCTGCTGTGGGGCGCCTTCGCCGGCGCCATCCTGACGGCGATCATTCATAGCAGCGCCGCAGTCGTCGCCATGACGATGGGACTCGCCGCCAGCGGTGCCTTGCCGGTGGAATTCGGCATTGCCATGGTTATCGGATCCAACGTTGGCACCTGCGTCACGGCGGTGATCGCCGCCATCGGCGGCACCCGATCCGGCCGATTCGTCGCTTGGTCGCACGTGGCGCTCAACGTGCTGGGGGCAGTGTTGTTCTTGCCGCTGGTTCCGCTGTTGCAAGCGGCGGCAGCCTGGTTAACCAGCGATCTTTCAGCGCAAATCGCACACACGCAGACGATTTTTAACGTCGTCTGCTCCTTGCTGGCGTTGCCTTTCTGCTATTTGCCCATCTGGTCCAAACTGGATCGGCCCGAGGACCTGGATCATCTCGCCGGCCCCCTCCTCCCGAATACGAAAGCGTCTAAATAG
- a CDS encoding NUDIX hydrolase has translation MPFKEISAGGVVYRIQDGRLQVQLITDRYGKISFPKGKREPGETVEQTALREILEETGIVGRISKLIDIIAYTYHHPKLGNVDKEVHYYLVEWQSGALRPQLEEIRSVSWYEPQEAWRQQRKAGYDNNDFILEKALQMLGIEPEN, from the coding sequence ATGCCATTCAAAGAAATCTCTGCTGGAGGCGTCGTTTACCGCATCCAAGACGGACGGCTGCAAGTGCAACTGATTACCGATCGCTATGGCAAGATATCGTTTCCGAAAGGAAAGCGGGAACCGGGAGAAACCGTGGAACAAACGGCGCTGCGCGAAATTTTGGAAGAAACCGGCATTGTGGGCCGGATCAGTAAATTGATTGATATCATCGCGTATACTTACCATCATCCCAAGCTGGGGAACGTGGATAAAGAAGTCCATTATTACTTGGTTGAATGGCAAAGCGGAGCCCTCCGTCCTCAGCTTGAGGAGATCCGCAGCGTGTCCTGGTATGAGCCGCAGGAGGCTTGGCGTCAGCAACGCAAGGCGGGATATGACAACAACGACTTCATCTTAGAGAAGGCGTTGCAAATGCTTGGTATCGAGCCGGAGAACTAA
- the mtaB gene encoding tRNA (N(6)-L-threonylcarbamoyladenosine(37)-C(2))-methylthiotransferase MtaB produces MPTVAFYTLGCKVNFYDTEAIWQLFKNEGYEQVDFEQSAADVYLINTCTVTNTGDKKSRQIIRRAVRRNPDAIIAVTGCYAQTSPAEILDIPGVDLVIGTQDRDKIIPYVKQLQEQRKPINAVRNIMKTREFEELDVPSFADHTRAYLKIQEGCNNFCTFCIIPWSRGLSRSRDPQSVIQQARQLVAAGYKEIVLTGIHTGGYGDDLENYRLSDLLWDLDKVEGLGRIRISSIEASQIDDRMLDVLKNSSKMCRHFHIPLQAGSNEVLKRMRRKYTIEEFEHKIKMIRDFMPDVAITTDVIVGFPGETDELFREGFEAIKRIGFSEMHVFPYSKRSGTPAARMEDQIDEEVKHARVHELIDLSEQMQLAYAEKFVGQVLDVIPEKDEKGTAGDGYVTGFSDNYLQIRFPGTPDLTGKICRVKLTQADANTCEGQLVRVLDDAAQALA; encoded by the coding sequence ATGCCTACTGTCGCCTTTTACACCTTGGGCTGTAAAGTTAATTTCTATGATACCGAAGCCATTTGGCAACTATTTAAAAACGAAGGCTATGAACAGGTTGATTTTGAGCAATCAGCCGCCGACGTTTACTTGATTAATACTTGTACGGTTACGAATACCGGTGACAAGAAGAGCCGTCAGATCATTCGGCGGGCGGTGCGCCGCAACCCAGACGCGATCATCGCGGTAACCGGCTGCTACGCGCAGACGTCGCCTGCGGAGATTCTGGATATTCCCGGCGTGGATCTGGTCATCGGAACGCAAGACCGGGACAAAATTATCCCTTACGTCAAGCAGCTCCAAGAGCAACGTAAGCCGATTAACGCCGTGCGCAACATTATGAAGACCCGGGAGTTCGAAGAGCTGGACGTGCCAAGCTTCGCCGATCATACCCGCGCTTATCTGAAAATCCAAGAGGGCTGCAACAACTTCTGCACCTTCTGTATTATCCCTTGGTCGCGCGGACTGTCGCGCAGCCGTGACCCGCAAAGCGTGATTCAGCAAGCGCGTCAACTGGTCGCTGCGGGCTACAAGGAAATCGTCCTGACCGGCATCCATACGGGCGGCTACGGTGATGATCTGGAGAACTACCGTTTGTCCGACCTGCTGTGGGACTTGGATAAAGTAGAAGGGCTGGGACGCATCCGTATCAGTTCGATTGAAGCAAGCCAGATCGATGACCGGATGCTGGATGTGTTGAAGAACTCCTCGAAGATGTGCCGCCACTTCCACATCCCGCTGCAAGCGGGCAGCAATGAAGTGCTGAAGCGCATGAGAAGAAAGTACACGATTGAAGAGTTCGAGCATAAAATCAAAATGATCCGTGATTTCATGCCGGATGTTGCGATTACCACGGACGTTATTGTCGGCTTCCCTGGGGAAACTGACGAGCTGTTCCGCGAAGGCTTCGAAGCGATCAAACGCATCGGTTTCTCGGAAATGCACGTGTTCCCTTATTCCAAGCGGAGCGGTACGCCGGCAGCGCGGATGGAGGACCAGATCGACGAGGAAGTGAAGCATGCTCGCGTGCATGAACTGATCGACTTGTCCGAGCAAATGCAGCTTGCTTATGCGGAGAAATTCGTTGGCCAGGTGCTGGATGTCATTCCAGAGAAGGATGAGAAAGGCACAGCCGGAGACGGCTATGTGACTGGCTTCAGCGACAACTACCTGCAAATCCGCTTCCCGGGCACACCGGACTTGACCGGCAAAATCTGCCGCGTGAAGCTGACCCAAGCGGATGCGAACACCTGCGAAGGCCAGTTAGTCCGAGTCCTGGACGATGCCGCGCAAGCTTTAGCATAA
- a CDS encoding 16S rRNA (uracil(1498)-N(3))-methyltransferase, protein MQRYFVDPAQFGDREVTIAGEDARHIGRVMRSKPGDKLIVSDGISREVLAEITIIEPQQVTAAIIEELAASGEPWFQVTVAQSLPKGDKMETVIQKCTEIGAASFLPFLSERTIVQYDSKKEEKRLTRWQKIAKEAAEQAHRSKIPAVKLPVKWDKLLVELKNYDLVCLCYEKEDGRQLRDVLKPFVTGLTPERTVKVAVVVGPEGGFTEAEVEEAEAAGAVSVGLGRRILRTETAAMAALTCIMYESGEMGGE, encoded by the coding sequence ATGCAGCGATATTTTGTGGATCCCGCGCAATTTGGCGATCGGGAAGTGACGATTGCCGGCGAGGATGCCCGTCATATCGGCAGGGTGATGCGTTCCAAACCCGGCGATAAGCTGATCGTGAGCGACGGGATATCCCGGGAAGTCCTCGCGGAGATTACGATCATAGAGCCGCAGCAAGTGACTGCGGCTATTATAGAGGAGCTGGCGGCGTCGGGAGAACCGTGGTTTCAAGTGACTGTAGCCCAAAGCTTGCCGAAAGGCGACAAGATGGAAACCGTCATTCAGAAGTGCACGGAAATCGGCGCGGCTTCTTTCCTTCCTTTTTTATCAGAACGTACGATCGTACAGTATGACAGCAAGAAGGAGGAGAAGCGGCTCACCCGCTGGCAGAAAATCGCCAAGGAAGCCGCCGAGCAAGCGCATCGCAGCAAAATCCCGGCGGTTAAGCTTCCTGTCAAGTGGGACAAGTTGCTTGTAGAGCTTAAGAACTACGATTTGGTATGTTTATGCTATGAAAAAGAGGACGGTCGGCAGCTGCGGGACGTGCTTAAGCCTTTCGTCACCGGGCTGACGCCCGAGAGAACGGTGAAGGTCGCTGTTGTCGTTGGACCGGAAGGCGGCTTTACTGAAGCGGAAGTGGAGGAAGCCGAAGCTGCGGGAGCGGTATCCGTTGGTTTAGGCCGGCGCATTCTGCGCACCGAGACGGCTGCGATGGCCGCCCTGACCTGCATCATGTATGAATCCGGAGAAATGGGGGGGGAATGA
- a CDS encoding site-2 protease family protein: protein MDLLDRILRVPLEQLPFYLITLVIAFTLHEFSHAYFANKFGDPTAKLLGRVTLNPAVHFDLLGIILLLLAGFGWARPVPVNRDNFSKPRLMGVIVSVAGPLSNLLLGVLGTLVYVMLARFGVLDSITNEKLFQAVLIFFNLFTVMNFFLFLFNLIPLPPLDGYRILEDVVPRRMLGKLQQYEQWSVLIFLVILIVPGMQQYTIVPLYNAAESIYYQFAHLFLALFGV, encoded by the coding sequence ATGGATTTACTAGACCGAATATTGCGGGTTCCGTTGGAACAGCTCCCCTTTTATTTGATCACGCTGGTGATCGCCTTTACGCTGCATGAATTTTCTCATGCCTATTTTGCGAACAAATTTGGGGACCCGACAGCCAAGCTGCTGGGTCGCGTGACGTTGAACCCGGCAGTTCATTTTGATCTATTGGGCATTATCCTGCTCCTGCTTGCCGGGTTCGGTTGGGCTCGGCCGGTTCCGGTGAACCGGGACAATTTCAGCAAACCGCGCCTGATGGGTGTGATTGTATCCGTTGCCGGGCCGCTCAGCAACTTGCTGCTGGGCGTCCTGGGGACGCTTGTTTACGTGATGCTGGCTCGCTTTGGCGTGCTGGATTCGATTACGAACGAGAAGTTGTTTCAAGCCGTTCTCATTTTCTTTAATCTATTTACGGTCATGAACTTTTTCTTATTTTTATTTAACCTGATTCCTTTACCGCCGCTGGACGGCTATCGAATTTTGGAGGATGTCGTGCCGCGCCGCATGCTGGGCAAATTGCAGCAATATGAGCAGTGGTCGGTGCTGATCTTCTTAGTGATCCTGATCGTCCCGGGGATGCAGCAATATACGATTGTGCCGTTATATAATGCAGCCGAATCAATCTATTACCAGTTTGCCCATCTTTTCCTGGCATTGTTTGGGGTTTAG
- the prmA gene encoding 50S ribosomal protein L11 methyltransferase: protein MIWKEITIHTTEEAVEMVSNFLHEAGAGGVTIEEHVDNDKPRDTSLGQWFEIPPNDIPEGEAKISGYFPEGLDIDEVIAEVRARIEELKSFDIDPGVAEISVRDVSEDDWANNWKQYFKPLRVSERLTIKPTWEEYVPVSPNEQIIELDPGMAFGTGTHPTTSLCLRTLESIIQEGDEVIDVGTGSGILAIGACRLGASKVLALDLDPVAVSSAKENTRLNGLEDRIQVVESDLLSVLKGEGSTGVEIKLPVRVVVANILAEIILLFIEDVYQALAPGGYYIASGIYKNKEQAVQEALIAAGFELERTAREEDWVAFVTRKR from the coding sequence ATGATTTGGAAAGAAATAACTATACATACGACGGAAGAAGCGGTGGAGATGGTTTCCAACTTCCTGCATGAAGCAGGCGCAGGCGGGGTAACCATTGAAGAGCACGTCGATAACGATAAACCTCGGGATACTTCACTGGGACAATGGTTTGAAATTCCCCCTAATGACATTCCTGAAGGAGAAGCGAAAATCAGCGGGTATTTTCCGGAAGGACTAGATATCGACGAAGTGATTGCGGAAGTCCGCGCACGCATCGAGGAACTTAAGAGCTTTGATATCGATCCTGGGGTTGCGGAGATCTCCGTGCGGGATGTCAGTGAGGACGATTGGGCGAACAATTGGAAGCAATATTTCAAGCCGCTGCGGGTCTCTGAGAGACTGACGATCAAACCAACGTGGGAGGAATATGTACCAGTTTCGCCGAACGAGCAAATTATCGAGCTGGACCCTGGTATGGCGTTTGGTACAGGTACGCATCCAACAACATCCCTTTGCTTACGCACGCTTGAGAGCATTATCCAAGAAGGGGACGAAGTGATTGATGTCGGCACAGGTTCAGGGATTCTGGCCATCGGAGCATGTCGGCTTGGTGCCTCCAAGGTGTTGGCGCTGGATCTGGATCCGGTAGCCGTATCTAGTGCGAAGGAGAACACGCGTCTGAATGGTCTTGAGGACCGGATCCAAGTCGTGGAAAGCGACCTGTTATCCGTTCTGAAAGGAGAAGGCAGCACGGGTGTAGAGATCAAGCTGCCGGTACGGGTGGTCGTGGCTAACATTTTGGCAGAGATCATTTTGCTGTTTATCGAGGATGTCTATCAAGCATTGGCACCCGGCGGTTATTATATCGCCTCGGGGATTTATAAGAATAAAGAACAAGCCGTACAAGAAGCGCTGATTGCCGCGGGTTTCGAACTGGAACGGACGGCCCGGGAAGAAGATTGGGTCGCTTTTGTGACGAGAAAGAGGTAA
- a CDS encoding YfhD family protein, protein MSQSQEDRRTKRISAKGKNLPIVHYTDVEFSEERADQEDWEALERSERADARQQGQYKL, encoded by the coding sequence ATGAGTCAAAGCCAGGAGGATCGGCGAACCAAGCGGATCTCTGCCAAAGGAAAAAATCTGCCGATCGTACATTACACGGATGTGGAGTTTTCCGAAGAGAGGGCTGATCAAGAGGATTGGGAAGCGCTGGAGCGCAGCGAACGGGCGGACGCACGCCAGCAGGGACAATACAAGCTGTAA
- a CDS encoding YxcD family protein produces the protein MILGMDEIINAICLHTAERRGVRPTDVTVELSWDEDTGYTGEVWVNGRSWYIVESNIMEAIMVYVHREYGMRVFREDIRLMLEDEILAEIRTEG, from the coding sequence ATGATCCTCGGTATGGACGAAATTATTAACGCGATTTGCCTGCATACGGCCGAACGGAGGGGCGTCCGCCCCACCGATGTGACGGTCGAGCTCAGCTGGGACGAGGATACCGGCTATACCGGTGAAGTATGGGTGAACGGCCGCAGTTGGTATATCGTTGAGTCGAACATCATGGAGGCGATCATGGTGTACGTACATCGGGAATACGGAATGCGGGTCTTCCGGGAAGATATCCGGCTGATGCTGGAGGATGAAATCTTGGCGGAGATTCGGACGGAAGGTTGA
- the dnaJ gene encoding molecular chaperone DnaJ, with protein MAEKRDYYEVLGLSKNATEDEIKKAYRKLARQYHPDVNKAADAEAKFKEVKEAYDVLSDPAKRSRYDQYGHMDPNQGMGGGFSDADFGGFGDIFDMFFGGGSRRDPNAPQRGNDLQYTMTIEFKEAVFGKETDITIPRTESCDTCFGTGAKPGTKPVTCSVCHGTGQQEVVQNTPFGRMVNRRTCTNCGGRGQIIKEKCPTCAGSGKVKKQRKIHVRIPAGVDDGAQLRMSGEGESGLRGGPAGDLYIVIRVKPHDFFYREGDDIYCEVPLTFAQAALGDEIEIPTLTEKVKLKIPAGTQTGTYFRLKGKGVPRLRGIGQGDQHVKVVVVTPSKLSEEQKELLRQFASLDGEQTHEHEQSFFDRMKRAFRGD; from the coding sequence ATGGCAGAGAAGCGCGATTACTACGAGGTGCTGGGCCTCAGTAAAAACGCAACTGAAGACGAAATCAAAAAAGCTTACCGCAAGCTGGCCCGGCAATATCACCCGGACGTCAATAAAGCGGCGGATGCGGAAGCGAAATTCAAAGAAGTCAAGGAAGCCTATGACGTCTTAAGTGATCCAGCGAAACGGTCGCGTTATGACCAATATGGCCATATGGATCCGAATCAGGGGATGGGCGGCGGCTTCTCTGACGCGGATTTTGGCGGCTTCGGGGATATCTTCGATATGTTCTTCGGCGGCGGCAGCCGGCGTGATCCGAATGCGCCGCAGCGCGGTAACGATTTGCAATACACGATGACGATCGAATTTAAGGAAGCGGTGTTCGGGAAAGAAACGGACATCACCATTCCGCGTACTGAAAGCTGCGATACCTGCTTTGGAACGGGAGCGAAACCAGGGACCAAACCGGTCACCTGTTCCGTGTGCCATGGCACCGGGCAACAGGAAGTCGTTCAAAATACACCGTTTGGCCGTATGGTGAACCGGCGTACTTGTACGAACTGCGGCGGAAGAGGGCAAATCATCAAGGAGAAATGTCCGACCTGCGCAGGCAGCGGCAAGGTAAAGAAGCAGCGTAAAATTCATGTCCGCATTCCGGCAGGGGTTGACGATGGAGCTCAACTGCGGATGTCCGGTGAAGGTGAAAGCGGGTTGCGCGGCGGTCCAGCCGGCGATTTGTACATCGTGATCCGCGTGAAACCGCATGATTTCTTCTACCGCGAGGGCGACGATATCTATTGTGAGGTTCCGTTGACGTTCGCCCAAGCTGCGCTGGGGGATGAAATCGAAATTCCTACGCTGACAGAGAAAGTGAAGCTGAAAATTCCGGCAGGAACGCAAACCGGAACCTACTTCCGCTTGAAAGGGAAAGGGGTGCCGCGCCTGCGTGGAATCGGTCAAGGCGACCAGCATGTTAAAGTGGTCGTTGTGACGCCAAGCAAGCTCAGCGAAGAGCAGAAGGAGCTGCTGCGCCAATTTGCTTCGTTGGACGGCGAGCAGACGCATGAGCATGAGCAATCGTTTTTTGACCGAATGAAACGGGCGTTTCGCGGAGACTAA
- the dnaK gene encoding molecular chaperone DnaK: MSKVIGIDLGTTNSCVAVMEGGEAVVIPNPEGARTTPSVVGFKKDGERIVGETAKRQAITNPDRTIISIKRHMGTNHKEVIDGKEYTPQEISAIILQKLKADAEAYLGQPVTQAVITVPAYFNDSQRQATKDAGKIAGLEVLRIVNEPTAAALAYGLDKAEDQTILVYDLGGGTFDVSILELGDGFFEVKATSGDNHLGGDDFDQKIIDYLVAEFKKDQGIDLSKDKAAVQRLKDAAEKAKKELSGVLTTTISLPFITVVDGVPQHLEVNLTRAKFEELTADLVERTLGPTRRALSDAGLTPADIDKVVLVGGSTRIPAVQEAIKKLTGKEPHKGVNPDEVVALGAAVQAGVLTGDVKDVVLLDVTPLSLGIETAGGVFTKMIERNTTIPTSKSQIFSTFADNQPSVEIHVLQGEREMAAGNKTLGRFILGDIPPAPRGVPQIEVTFDIDANGIVNVSATDKGTGKSQKITITSSSGLSDEEIERMMKDAELHAEEDKKRKALVEAKNNADQLIYSVDKTLKDLGDKVDAAEVEKANAAKEELKKVLESDNLEQIKAASEKLTEVVQQLSVKLYEQASQAAGAQGNAEAAGGQNRDNVVDADYEVVDEDKK, encoded by the coding sequence ATGAGCAAAGTAATCGGTATTGACCTTGGTACAACGAACTCCTGCGTTGCGGTGATGGAGGGCGGCGAAGCGGTCGTCATTCCTAACCCGGAAGGTGCGCGCACAACCCCTTCCGTCGTAGGTTTTAAGAAAGACGGCGAACGGATCGTCGGCGAAACGGCGAAACGCCAAGCGATCACCAATCCGGATCGGACGATCATTTCGATCAAACGTCATATGGGGACGAACCATAAAGAAGTCATCGACGGCAAAGAATATACGCCGCAAGAAATTTCTGCGATCATTTTGCAGAAGCTGAAAGCTGACGCCGAAGCGTATTTGGGACAACCGGTCACCCAAGCGGTTATCACGGTTCCGGCATATTTTAACGATAGTCAGCGTCAAGCGACGAAGGATGCCGGGAAAATCGCCGGTTTGGAAGTATTGCGGATCGTGAACGAACCAACGGCAGCTGCACTGGCTTACGGTCTGGATAAAGCTGAAGATCAAACGATTCTCGTATATGACCTTGGCGGCGGTACCTTTGACGTATCGATCCTCGAGCTGGGCGACGGCTTCTTCGAAGTTAAAGCGACCAGCGGGGACAACCATCTGGGCGGCGACGACTTCGACCAGAAGATCATCGACTACCTCGTTGCCGAGTTCAAGAAAGATCAAGGCATTGACTTGAGCAAGGACAAAGCAGCGGTACAACGTTTGAAAGATGCCGCGGAAAAAGCGAAAAAAGAACTGTCCGGCGTGCTGACGACGACGATTTCTCTGCCATTCATCACGGTAGTTGACGGCGTGCCGCAACACCTTGAAGTGAACCTGACCCGCGCGAAATTCGAAGAGTTGACTGCGGATCTTGTTGAACGCACCCTTGGACCAACTCGCCGTGCTTTGAGCGATGCTGGCCTTACTCCGGCTGACATCGATAAAGTCGTGCTTGTCGGTGGTTCTACGCGGATTCCTGCCGTACAAGAAGCGATCAAGAAACTGACGGGCAAAGAGCCGCATAAAGGCGTAAACCCGGACGAAGTCGTTGCGCTTGGTGCTGCGGTGCAAGCCGGCGTATTGACTGGCGATGTCAAAGACGTTGTCCTGCTTGACGTTACTCCGCTTTCGCTGGGGATCGAAACGGCTGGCGGCGTATTCACGAAGATGATCGAACGGAATACAACGATTCCGACGAGCAAGTCGCAAATCTTCTCGACCTTCGCCGATAATCAGCCAAGCGTTGAGATCCACGTCCTGCAAGGGGAACGGGAAATGGCAGCCGGCAACAAAACGTTGGGCCGCTTTATCCTGGGTGATATTCCGCCTGCACCACGCGGGGTACCGCAAATCGAAGTTACCTTCGACATTGACGCGAACGGGATTGTTAACGTATCGGCAACCGATAAAGGGACCGGTAAGAGCCAAAAAATCACGATTACTTCCTCCAGCGGCTTGAGCGATGAAGAAATCGAACGGATGATGAAGGACGCCGAGCTGCATGCGGAAGAAGATAAAAAACGCAAAGCGCTGGTTGAAGCGAAAAACAACGCTGACCAACTGATCTACAGCGTTGACAAAACGTTGAAAGATCTGGGCGACAAAGTTGACGCAGCTGAAGTTGAGAAAGCAAACGCCGCTAAAGAAGAGCTGAAGAAAGTGCTGGAAAGCGACAATCTGGAGCAAATCAAAGCGGCATCGGAGAAATTGACCGAGGTTGTTCAGCAGTTGTCCGTGAAGCTGTATGAGCAAGCTTCGCAAGCGGCAGGTGCGCAAGGCAACGCTGAAGCTGCCGGCGGCCAAAACCGCGATAACGTCGTTGACGCTGACTACGAAGTGGTTGACGAAGATAAGAAATAA
- the grpE gene encoding nucleotide exchange factor GrpE, which produces MNDNVKEDLQNTPESEERQDEVAAQEPQDTQDAAGGEGAAEAVNEANNADVTAELEKLRAENEEFQQRLLRAQADFDNFRRRTVKEKEELGKYASAKLITELLPVIDNFERALNTTGDISDAASYVKGVEMIFRQLEGVLKAEGLTPMEAEGQPFNPEFHQAIMQVESEEHEEGIVVEVVQKGYMLKDKVLRPAMVKVSG; this is translated from the coding sequence ATGAACGATAACGTGAAAGAGGACTTGCAAAACACCCCGGAATCCGAAGAGAGGCAGGATGAAGTAGCGGCTCAAGAGCCGCAGGATACTCAGGACGCTGCCGGTGGAGAGGGTGCAGCTGAGGCTGTCAACGAAGCGAATAACGCAGATGTGACTGCGGAGCTGGAGAAGCTGCGTGCGGAGAACGAGGAATTTCAGCAGCGCTTGCTGCGTGCTCAGGCGGATTTCGATAATTTCCGGCGCCGTACGGTGAAGGAAAAGGAAGAACTGGGCAAATACGCATCCGCCAAGCTGATTACCGAGCTGCTTCCGGTGATTGACAACTTTGAACGGGCGCTTAACACAACCGGAGACATCTCGGACGCCGCCTCATATGTCAAAGGGGTGGAAATGATCTTCCGCCAACTGGAAGGCGTCTTGAAGGCGGAAGGCCTCACTCCGATGGAAGCGGAGGGCCAGCCGTTTAATCCTGAATTCCATCAGGCGATTATGCAGGTGGAATCCGAGGAGCATGAAGAGGGCATCGTCGTGGAAGTTGTGCAGAAAGGCTATATGCTGAAAGATAAGGTGCTGCGCCCGGCGATGGTCAAAGTCAGCGGCTAA
- the hrcA gene encoding heat-inducible transcriptional repressor HrcA, whose translation MLTERQRMILTAIVDDYIRSAEPVGSRSISKRGDVGYSPATIRNEMADLEELGFLEQPHTSAGRIPSHKGYRYYVDHLTPLNLLSNEEVTTLKAFFAEKLNETEQVIQHAGTILSQMTNYTSILLGPEVFHTSLRHFQLLPLNETKAVAIVVTNTGQVENKTVAIPPDVSVSEMERVVNLLNRKLAGVPIYKLKTALYNEIAQEMQRHIEHFEDLMKVLDQALDPGTEGQRLFLSGATNMLTQPEFRDVEKVKGILDVLEETPTLTKMISSASGSGIQVRIGTENGHEAFANCSLITATYQVEGEAVGTIGILGPTRMEYARVIRILEILSKDLSNFLSRMQ comes from the coding sequence ATGTTGACGGAACGCCAAAGAATGATATTGACCGCTATTGTTGATGACTATATTCGCTCGGCGGAGCCTGTGGGATCCCGAAGCATTTCGAAACGGGGCGATGTCGGGTACAGTCCGGCAACGATCCGGAACGAAATGGCCGACTTGGAAGAGCTCGGTTTTTTGGAGCAGCCGCATACGTCGGCGGGGCGGATTCCTTCTCATAAAGGCTACCGCTACTATGTGGATCACCTGACGCCGTTGAACTTACTATCGAATGAAGAAGTAACGACGTTAAAAGCATTCTTCGCAGAAAAGCTAAACGAAACTGAACAAGTGATTCAACATGCTGGGACCATTCTATCCCAAATGACCAATTACACTTCCATCCTGCTGGGGCCGGAAGTTTTTCATACGTCTTTGCGTCACTTCCAGCTATTGCCGTTAAACGAAACGAAGGCGGTGGCGATCGTCGTGACGAATACAGGACAAGTGGAGAACAAGACCGTCGCGATTCCGCCGGACGTATCCGTATCCGAAATGGAGCGGGTGGTCAACCTGTTGAACCGCAAACTTGCTGGGGTGCCGATCTATAAGCTCAAGACTGCCTTGTATAACGAGATTGCTCAAGAGATGCAACGGCATATTGAGCATTTTGAAGATCTGATGAAGGTGCTGGATCAAGCGCTTGACCCGGGCACAGAGGGGCAACGCCTCTTCCTGAGCGGGGCGACGAACATGCTGACACAGCCGGAATTCCGCGATGTCGAGAAGGTCAAAGGGATTCTGGATGTACTGGAAGAGACCCCAACCTTGACGAAAATGATCTCTTCCGCATCCGGGTCTGGCATTCAAGTGCGAATCGGCACCGAAAACGGGCATGAAGCCTTTGCCAACTGCAGCCTCATCACGGCAACCTATCAAGTCGAAGGCGAAGCGGTTGGTACGATCGGCATTTTGGGACCTACACGGATGGAATATGCCCGAGTGATCCGGATTTTGGAAATTTTGTCGAAGGACCTAAGCAATTTTCTGAGCCGGATGCAATAA